From one Streptomyces sp. ICC1 genomic stretch:
- a CDS encoding mobile element transfer protein has protein sequence MPAPDRFHSLMQIGPVQIGTYRDRHGRTKHAAVCTTDGCGWSVTNYTTSTAAQLAARSHRCRVS, from the coding sequence ATGCCTGCCCCGGACCGCTTCCACTCGCTCATGCAGATCGGCCCCGTCCAGATCGGCACCTACCGCGACCGCCACGGCCGCACCAAGCACGCCGCCGTCTGCACCACCGACGGATGCGGCTGGTCCGTCACCAACTACACGACCAGCACCGCCGCCCAGCTCGCCGCACGTTCCCACCGCTGCCGCGTCAGCTGA